The following are encoded together in the Brassica napus cultivar Da-Ae chromosome A9, Da-Ae, whole genome shotgun sequence genome:
- the LOC106364559 gene encoding F-box/kelch-repeat protein At1g15670, with the protein MELIPDLLETLARECLLRTSYKQFPLISSVCKVWKREISLPDFLRHRKASGHSQELVVLSQARLDPVSQLGSGKTIPTPVYRISILEPESGLWTELPPVPGKSNGLPLFCRLASVGTDLVVIGGLDPVTWRTSDSVFIFSFLNSTWRNGTSMPGGPRSFFACASDSERNVLVAGGHDEDKNALTSAIMYDVAEDRWALLPDMGRERDECAATFHAGKFHVVGGYATEEQGQFSKTAECFDVTMRQWCQEAKDFLAHGMSTWPPVCAAAENGELYACCRRDLTVKSDDTWQKVVNLPDDVCNVSYMAVRRSGKVVVIGSARYGEPSVGYNWDMSNSRWVKLETHGKYKGHVQAGCFLEI; encoded by the coding sequence ATGGAGCTTATCCCCGATCTTCTGGAAACCCTAGCCCGCGAGTGTCTCCTACGCACCTCCTACAAGCAGTTTCCTCTGATCTCCTCCGTCTGCAAAGTCTGGAAGCGAGAGATCAGTCTCCCTGATTTTTTACGACACCGGAAAGCTTCAGGACATAGCCAGGAGCTTGTTGTCTTGTCTCAAGCTCGTCTCGACCCGGTTTCACAACTCGGATCGGGAAAAACCATTCCAACGCCCGTGTACCGGATCTCTATTCTTGAACCAGAGTCCGGTTTATGGACCGAGCTGCCTCCGGTTCCCGGGAAATCCAACGGGTTGCCTCTGTTTTGTAGATTAGCTTCTGTCGGGACGGATCTTGTTGTGATTGGTGGACTTGACCCGGTCACGTGGCGGACCTCTGATTCGGTCTTcatcttcagcttcttgaatTCCACGTGGCGTAACGGGACAAGCATGCCAGGTGGGCCACGGTCCTTCTTCGCCTGCGCTTCGGATTCTGAACGGAACGTGTTAGTGGCCGGTGGACACGACGAAGACAAGAACGCGCTGACGTCAGCTATAATGTATGACGTGGCGGAAGATAGATGGGCTTTGTTGCCAGATATGGGCCGTGAGCGAGACGAATGCGCGGCGACTTTCCATGCTGGCAAATTCCACGTCGTTGGTGGTTACGCCACGGAGGAGCAAGGGCAGTTTAGTAAAACCGCTGAATGTTTCGACGTCACCATGCGGCAGTGGTGTCAAGAAGCGAAAGACTTTCTCGCTCACGGGATGTCTACATGGCCACCGGTCTGTGCAGCCGCTGAGAACGGTGAGCTCTACGCTTGCTGCCGTCGTGATCTGACGGTGAagagtgatgacacgtggcagaAAGTTGTGAATCTACCTGATGACGTGTGCAATGTATCATACATGGCGGTAAGGAGGTCTGGGAAGGTGGTCGTGATCGGTTCGGCCCGGTACGGCGAACCAAGTGTAGGGTATAATTGGGATATGAGCAACTCTCGATGGGTAAAACTGGAAACACATGGAAAATATAAAGGCCACGTTCAAGCTGGTTGTTTCTTGGAGATATAA